A part of Winslowiella toletana genomic DNA contains:
- the xyeB gene encoding cyclophane-forming radical SAM/SPASM peptide maturase XyeB: protein MTQLKGEKIKHLEIILKISERCNINCTYCYVFNMGNTLATDSTPVISLDNVYALRGFFERSAAENDIEVIQVDFHGGEPLMMKKDRFDRMCQILLQGNYRSSKFELALQTNGILIDDEWIALFEKHQVHASISVDGPKHINDRHRLDRKGKSTYEGTITGLRLLQNAWQQGRLPGEPGILSVANANANGAEIYRHFADTLQCQRFDFLIPDDHHDDSPDGEGVGRFLNEALDAWFADGRPEIFIRIFNTYLGTMLNSQFNRVLGMSANVESAYAFTVTADGMLRIDDTLRSTSDEIFNAVGHVSELSLARVLETSCVKEYLALSSNLPTVCAECVWNNICHGGRLVNRFSRTNRFNNKTVFCKSMRLFLSRAASHLMASGVDEKEIMKNIQK from the coding sequence ATGACACAGTTAAAAGGCGAAAAAATAAAGCATCTTGAAATAATTTTAAAAATTAGTGAACGCTGCAATATTAATTGTACTTACTGCTATGTATTCAATATGGGTAATACACTGGCAACCGATAGCACGCCGGTAATTTCTCTGGATAACGTATACGCGCTGAGGGGATTTTTTGAACGATCGGCTGCCGAAAATGACATTGAGGTTATTCAGGTAGACTTTCACGGTGGCGAACCGCTGATGATGAAAAAAGACCGTTTCGATCGCATGTGCCAGATTCTCTTGCAGGGTAACTACCGCAGTTCAAAATTTGAACTGGCATTACAAACCAATGGCATTTTGATTGATGACGAGTGGATTGCGCTTTTTGAAAAACATCAGGTGCATGCCAGTATATCGGTCGACGGACCAAAACATATCAATGACCGTCATCGGTTAGACCGTAAGGGGAAGAGCACTTACGAGGGCACAATTACCGGTTTACGCCTGCTGCAAAATGCGTGGCAGCAAGGGCGTCTGCCAGGTGAACCAGGCATACTTTCAGTGGCCAACGCCAATGCAAATGGTGCGGAGATTTATCGCCACTTTGCCGATACTCTCCAGTGCCAGCGTTTCGATTTTCTTATACCAGACGATCATCACGACGATAGCCCTGATGGCGAAGGTGTAGGCCGATTTCTGAACGAGGCACTGGATGCATGGTTTGCTGATGGGCGGCCAGAAATCTTTATTCGAATCTTTAATACTTATCTCGGCACCATGCTAAACAGCCAGTTTAATCGGGTGCTTGGTATGAGTGCTAATGTTGAGTCCGCCTATGCCTTTACAGTAACAGCCGACGGCATGCTGCGTATTGATGACACATTGCGTTCGACATCTGATGAGATATTCAATGCCGTTGGGCATGTCAGTGAATTATCGCTGGCGAGGGTACTTGAAACATCTTGTGTTAAAGAATATCTCGCGTTAAGCAGCAATCTGCCGACAGTGTGCGCAGAATGCGTATGGAATAATATCTGCCACGGCGGCCGTCTGGTAAATCGTTTTTCACGCACTAATCGTTTCAACAATAAAACCGTTTTCTGCAAATCGATGAGATTATTTCTTAGTCGCGCTGCATCGCATCTTATGGCATCGGGCGTGGATGAAAAAGAAATCATGAAAAACATTCAAAAATAG
- the xyeA gene encoding XyeA family cyclophane-containing RiPP triceptide, with the protein MSKLQHEIASNKARLNNADDKKAQRKILVDSLLDTVSGGWINAFANWTKRI; encoded by the coding sequence ATGAGCAAATTACAGCATGAAATCGCGTCAAACAAAGCCCGCCTGAATAATGCTGACGATAAAAAAGCACAGCGTAAAATCCTTGTTGATAGCCTGCTGGATACTGTCTCTGGCGGCTGGATAAATGCCTTTGCTAACTGGACTAAGCGTATCTAA
- a CDS encoding DUF3289 family protein — MKLNNHKKESSMSLPSVALQFPFTLYQTKNTFDDYDANDMRYGDLSEHCLKGHYNLKAIVEGIDPWNSEVETYPSGNYAFSRPVIINQSTNHREIAKLLFDHFRRHSWLDKYNGLSVSIHDVYATQITIESLYIDETRFRAKIHYKGQDHFGLDVQDIMNLRFHHIPIFRIWFVLQRWEKFGFKPFMTNMSATLDITGERNR; from the coding sequence ATGAAGCTCAATAATCATAAGAAGGAATCTTCAATGTCACTCCCCTCGGTTGCATTACAGTTTCCCTTTACACTTTATCAGACTAAAAACACGTTCGATGATTATGATGCTAATGATATGCGGTATGGTGATTTAAGCGAGCACTGTCTGAAAGGCCATTATAATTTAAAAGCCATCGTTGAAGGTATTGATCCCTGGAACAGTGAGGTTGAGACATACCCGTCAGGCAATTACGCTTTTTCCCGCCCGGTAATTATTAATCAATCAACCAATCATCGTGAAATCGCAAAGCTATTATTTGACCACTTCAGACGCCACTCCTGGCTGGATAAGTACAATGGATTAAGTGTTTCGATTCATGATGTTTACGCTACTCAGATAACTATTGAATCATTATATATTGATGAAACTCGCTTTCGGGCAAAAATACATTATAAAGGACAGGACCATTTTGGTCTGGATGTTCAAGATATAATGAACCTTCGTTTCCATCACATCCCTATTTTTCGTATCTGGTTTGTTTTGCAACGTTGGGAAAAGTTCGGTTTTAAACCGTTTATGACCAATATGTCAGCCACTCTGGATATCACCGGAGAGCGAAATAGATGA
- a CDS encoding IS3 family transposase (programmed frameshift), giving the protein MKKSRFTDSQIMSILKQAEAGTPVAELCREHGMSNASFYKWRSRFGGMDASMMTRLKELEEENRRLKKMYAEERLKAEIIQEAMGKKVVKPSRRKQMAQEAVRSRNVSVRFACRLFVVSESCYRYQPQRNEENDVIADWLLRITDSQRNWGFGLCFLYLRNVKGFQFNHKRVYRIYCGLSLNMRIKPKKRLKRDKPEPLMVPESGNECWSMDFMHDQLSDGRSVRLLNVIDDFNREALAIEVDFSLPASRVVRTLEQLIEWKGKPAAIRCDNGPEYTGRILMSWAARQNITLRFIQPGKPQQNAYIERYNRTVRYDWLGQYLFSSLDELQDYATRWQWFYNHERPNMALNGYTPMQHIQRMT; this is encoded by the exons ATGAAAAAATCACGTTTCACTGACAGCCAGATCATGTCCATCCTGAAGCAAGCCGAGGCAGGAACGCCGGTGGCCGAACTGTGCCGCGAGCATGGCATGAGCAACGCCAGTTTCTATAAGTGGCGTTCACGCTTTGGCGGGATGGATGCTTCCATGATGACCCGCCTCAAAGAACTGGAAGAGGAAAACCGTCGCCTCAAAAAAATGTATGCTGAAGAGCGTCTCAAGGCCGAAATTATTCAGGAAGCCATGG GCAAAAAAGTGGTGAAGCCATCGCGTCGAAAGCAGATGGCGCAAGAAGCCGTCAGGAGCCGAAACGTCAGCGTGCGTTTTGCCTGCCGGCTGTTTGTTGTCAGCGAAAGTTGCTATCGCTACCAGCCGCAACGAAATGAAGAAAATGACGTCATCGCCGACTGGCTGCTCCGTATCACTGACAGTCAGCGTAACTGGGGATTTGGCCTGTGTTTTCTGTATCTGCGTAACGTAAAAGGTTTCCAGTTTAACCATAAAAGGGTGTACCGGATTTATTGCGGGTTGTCGCTTAACATGCGGATCAAGCCGAAAAAACGACTGAAACGGGATAAACCTGAGCCACTGATGGTGCCTGAAAGTGGCAACGAATGCTGGTCGATGGATTTCATGCATGATCAGCTATCGGATGGACGTTCTGTTCGTTTACTGAATGTTATCGATGACTTTAATCGGGAAGCGCTGGCGATTGAGGTGGATTTTTCCCTGCCAGCGAGTCGGGTGGTCAGAACGCTGGAGCAGCTCATTGAATGGAAGGGAAAACCAGCAGCTATCCGGTGCGATAACGGGCCAGAATATACAGGCAGGATACTGATGTCATGGGCGGCCCGACAGAATATAACCCTGCGTTTTATTCAGCCCGGTAAACCTCAGCAGAACGCTTATATTGAGCGATATAATCGTACAGTACGCTATGACTGGCTAGGGCAGTACCTGTTTTCCTCGCTGGATGAATTGCAGGACTATGCCACACGCTGGCAATGGTTTTATAATCACGAGCGTCCGAATATGGCATTGAATGGCTACACGCCGATGCAGCATATTCAACGCATGACCTGA
- a CDS encoding LysR family transcriptional regulator — translation MTEPDLNLLIALDVLLAEGSVAGAARRLNLSASAMSRTLSRLRAVTGDPLLVRAGRNMVLTPYAEEIRERTQNTVFAARAILRPAASELHLSTLQRTFTIRANDGFVEAFGAALIAAAVTVAPLVRLRFAPKAEKSARPLREGLADLEVGVLSDMGPEIRLQALFRDRFVGVVRKGHPLALEAQVSASQYIAYGHVVASRRGALSGPVDKALAEIGLERNIAATVPSFPAALAVAQASDLVALVPASFLSHQRLVEGAVVTLSAFELPVKTSGITISQMWHPRLELDPAHRWLRQLVLSVCRQLAPE, via the coding sequence ATGACTGAACCTGACCTCAATTTACTGATCGCGCTTGATGTGCTGCTTGCCGAAGGAAGTGTGGCGGGTGCTGCGCGGCGTCTGAACTTAAGTGCTTCGGCGATGAGCCGCACGCTGAGCCGTCTGCGCGCGGTGACTGGCGATCCATTGCTGGTGCGGGCAGGGCGTAATATGGTGCTGACGCCCTATGCTGAGGAGATACGTGAGCGCACGCAAAATACCGTTTTTGCCGCGCGCGCCATCCTGCGTCCTGCAGCGTCAGAACTGCATTTATCCACGCTACAGCGCACATTTACCATTCGCGCTAACGATGGTTTTGTTGAGGCGTTTGGCGCGGCGCTGATTGCCGCTGCAGTAACGGTGGCCCCTTTGGTGCGTCTGCGCTTTGCGCCTAAGGCAGAAAAAAGCGCCAGGCCTTTACGCGAAGGGCTGGCTGATCTTGAAGTGGGTGTATTAAGCGATATGGGACCGGAAATACGTTTACAGGCGCTGTTCCGCGATCGTTTTGTCGGCGTGGTAAGAAAAGGCCATCCGCTGGCGCTGGAAGCGCAGGTGTCCGCCAGCCAGTATATCGCTTACGGTCATGTTGTCGCCTCTCGCCGTGGCGCGCTGAGCGGGCCTGTCGACAAAGCACTGGCTGAAATAGGCTTAGAACGCAATATCGCCGCTACGGTGCCGAGCTTTCCGGCGGCGCTGGCGGTGGCGCAGGCATCCGATCTGGTGGCGCTGGTGCCGGCATCATTCCTTAGCCATCAACGGCTTGTAGAGGGCGCGGTCGTCACACTCAGCGCGTTTGAACTACCAGTAAAAACCAGTGGCATCACCATTTCGCAGATGTGGCATCCGCGTTTAGAACTCGACCCGGCCCACCGCTGGCTGCGACAGCTGGTGCTGAGCGTCTGCCGCCAGCTGGCGCCGGAGTGA
- a CDS encoding DUF943 family protein, which produces MKYLIFKILIGLWLIVISLLLWKISRPVEIVAIHYEKASSDILVKNFPLTINRKIAWWQENRTMLKEKYGLPALETNGLRWISFWNFGEGYQIEKPGDTSFPSKDTSYLLCFDDIKVAERCIVKDRQMHISITRDGVVLIYFGRKVFIERPDGEIVRGKDL; this is translated from the coding sequence ATGAAATATTTAATATTTAAAATATTAATTGGGTTGTGGTTGATCGTAATTTCGCTTTTGTTGTGGAAGATATCTCGTCCGGTAGAGATTGTTGCGATACATTATGAGAAAGCTTCCAGTGATATTCTGGTGAAAAACTTCCCACTGACTATTAATCGAAAGATAGCGTGGTGGCAGGAAAACAGAACCATGCTGAAGGAAAAGTATGGTCTGCCAGCGCTGGAGACGAATGGACTACGATGGATATCTTTCTGGAATTTTGGTGAGGGTTATCAGATTGAAAAACCCGGAGATACTTCCTTTCCCAGTAAAGATACATCTTATCTGCTCTGCTTCGATGATATAAAGGTGGCAGAAAGGTGTATTGTAAAAGATCGCCAGATGCACATCAGCATCACTCGCGATGGGGTAGTGCTTATCTACTTTGGCAGAAAAGTCTTTATTGAACGGCCAGATGGCGAGATTGTACGGGGCAAGGACCTCTGA
- a CDS encoding HlyD family secretion protein, translating to MTTEKDDESVFRAEALQHKREGWFGPSRLHVPSGLTIFLITGLITGIFTVSIITFGSYSERINVTGMVAYDPPAVALMALRDGIITRSSAFEGTIIKRGQLVFTVSSDIHTNLGPANVEMMALLKKQRDALSKKLEITISNAQKNSLYLASKTKIKQQEINSLEALIQESEIQKEWFAEKSRLYTHLRKKGIALDSDLIDRRKDYYLSAESLSSSKVRRITLQGELLELQKQASSVDRDLNEKKESFIIELATIDQRILDAEKNKEYLIVAPFDGVITSVSAHIGERVTAGQRIAVLVPQGATAKVELLSPSDSIGEVVRGLQVKMRVAAYPYQWYGKIRGAIEAISVAPVNMTSPAQAKSDYSGKGLFRIIVTPELTEQQLNISLLPGMEVEAEIYVKTRKVYQWLFIPVRRAYERATDSME from the coding sequence ATGACAACAGAAAAGGATGATGAGTCAGTCTTTCGTGCCGAGGCATTGCAACATAAGCGTGAGGGATGGTTTGGCCCTTCCCGTCTGCATGTCCCGTCAGGTCTCACTATTTTTCTGATAACCGGCCTGATAACCGGCATTTTCACTGTATCCATTATTACGTTTGGTTCGTACAGCGAACGGATAAACGTCACCGGAATGGTGGCTTATGATCCTCCAGCGGTGGCGTTAATGGCACTACGTGATGGGATAATAACCCGTTCCTCTGCATTTGAGGGAACAATCATAAAACGCGGCCAGCTGGTTTTCACGGTAAGCAGTGATATTCATACCAACCTTGGCCCTGCCAACGTTGAAATGATGGCGCTGTTAAAAAAGCAACGTGATGCACTGTCTAAAAAGCTTGAGATCACCATTAGCAATGCTCAAAAAAATAGTCTCTATCTGGCCAGTAAAACTAAAATAAAACAGCAGGAAATTAACAGCCTGGAAGCGTTGATACAAGAAAGCGAAATTCAGAAGGAATGGTTCGCAGAAAAATCCAGGCTGTATACCCACTTAAGAAAAAAAGGCATCGCGCTTGATTCGGATCTGATAGACAGGCGAAAAGATTATTATTTATCAGCAGAAAGTTTATCTTCATCGAAGGTAAGGCGGATCACTCTGCAAGGTGAGTTGCTGGAGTTACAGAAACAAGCGTCATCTGTAGACAGGGATTTAAATGAAAAAAAAGAATCCTTTATTATAGAACTGGCAACCATTGATCAAAGGATTCTTGATGCTGAGAAAAACAAAGAATATTTAATTGTCGCCCCCTTTGATGGCGTCATAACCAGCGTAAGCGCACATATTGGTGAAAGGGTAACAGCTGGACAGAGAATAGCTGTGCTTGTGCCGCAAGGCGCAACGGCAAAAGTTGAGCTACTTTCGCCTTCTGATTCAATTGGTGAAGTCGTCAGAGGGTTGCAAGTAAAAATGAGAGTGGCCGCATACCCTTATCAGTGGTATGGGAAAATCCGTGGCGCGATAGAAGCGATATCGGTAGCACCAGTCAATATGACATCCCCGGCACAGGCAAAGAGTGATTATAGCGGCAAAGGACTTTTTCGCATCATTGTCACACCAGAGCTGACAGAGCAGCAATTGAATATTTCGCTTTTACCTGGCATGGAGGTCGAAGCGGAAATATATGTTAAAACCAGAAAAGTTTACCAATGGTTATTTATACCTGTCAGGCGGGCATATGAACGTGCAACGGACAGCATGGAATAG